The proteins below come from a single Streptomyces sp. SCSIO 75703 genomic window:
- a CDS encoding sensor histidine kinase, translating to MNASVPALTPTTRALAWCLHLLIIGLLALAAVRAAVDGLPHAGAVAAAAAACGLVYAAGPFLPRVRLSRPLAAWWLAAVGAGWLVLLALSADAVWVAFPLYFLQLHLLSRRASLAAVAATAVAAITGFAAHAGSFGAAVAIGPVLGAAVAVAVVWGYQALYRESEQRRRLIEELTATRADLARAQHTAGVLAERERLAREIHDTLAQGLSSIQLLLRAAERALPGRADSAVRHVAAARQAAMDNLAEARRFVAALTPPDLEGTTLADALERLCATTSARHRITARFHSTGDLTPLPTAYEVALLRIAQSALANTVRHSGATRAEVTLSHLGDHIALDVIDNGCGFATDGLPAPDPASGGFGLPSMRARVDALEGTLTIESAPGHGTALAAQFPLHQPTESEARP from the coding sequence GTGAACGCTTCCGTCCCCGCCCTGACCCCGACGACCCGGGCCCTGGCCTGGTGTCTGCACCTGCTGATCATCGGCCTGCTCGCCCTCGCCGCCGTGCGGGCCGCAGTCGACGGCCTCCCCCACGCCGGGGCGGTCGCCGCCGCGGCGGCGGCGTGCGGCCTGGTGTACGCCGCGGGGCCCTTCCTGCCCCGCGTCCGTCTCTCCCGGCCCCTCGCCGCCTGGTGGCTGGCCGCCGTGGGCGCCGGGTGGCTGGTGCTGCTGGCCCTGTCCGCCGACGCCGTGTGGGTGGCGTTCCCGCTGTACTTCCTCCAACTCCACCTGCTCTCGCGCCGGGCCTCGCTGGCCGCCGTGGCCGCCACCGCCGTGGCCGCGATCACCGGCTTCGCCGCCCACGCCGGCTCCTTCGGCGCGGCCGTCGCGATCGGTCCCGTGCTCGGCGCCGCCGTCGCCGTCGCGGTGGTGTGGGGCTACCAGGCCCTGTACCGCGAGAGCGAACAGCGCAGGCGGCTGATCGAGGAGCTCACGGCCACCCGCGCCGACCTGGCCAGGGCGCAGCACACCGCGGGGGTGCTGGCGGAACGTGAGCGTCTGGCCCGCGAGATCCACGACACCCTCGCCCAAGGGCTCTCCAGCATCCAGTTGCTGTTGCGCGCCGCCGAACGGGCCCTGCCCGGCCGGGCCGACTCCGCCGTCCGCCATGTGGCGGCGGCACGCCAGGCCGCCATGGACAACCTCGCCGAGGCCCGCCGCTTCGTCGCCGCCCTCACCCCTCCCGACCTGGAGGGCACCACGCTGGCGGACGCCCTGGAACGCCTGTGCGCGACCACCAGCGCCCGGCACCGCATCACCGCCCGCTTCCACAGCACGGGTGACCTGACCCCCCTGCCGACCGCGTACGAGGTCGCCCTGCTGCGGATCGCCCAGTCCGCCCTCGCCAACACCGTGCGCCACTCCGGGGCCACCAGGGCGGAGGTCACCCTCAGCCACCTCGGCGACCACATCGCGCTCGACGTCATCGACAACGGGTGTGGCTTCGCCACCGACGGGCTGCCCGCGCCCGACCCCGCGAGCGGTGGCTTCGGCCTGCCGTCCATGCGTGCCCGCGTGGACGCCCTGGAGGGCACCCTGACCATCGAATCCGCGCCCGGCCACGGCACCGCCCTGGCCGCCCAGTTCCCTCTCCACCAGCCCACCGAGAGCGAGGCCCGCCCGTGA
- a CDS encoding DUF3817 domain-containing protein — protein sequence MSGTPRAARAGAAEARWFSVVATAEAVTWAGLLAGMYLKYVTETTEMGVRIFGSLHGAVFLVYTALTVWVAVRLKWPLRWTTLFALAASVPPFATVAFEVWARRTGRLPRPAGRPPHPATAADGPGPADRTAPLHARPPKDRGTR from the coding sequence ATGAGCGGGACCCCCCGTGCGGCACGCGCCGGAGCGGCCGAGGCGCGCTGGTTCTCCGTGGTCGCGACCGCCGAGGCGGTCACCTGGGCCGGGCTGCTGGCGGGGATGTACCTGAAGTACGTCACCGAGACCACCGAGATGGGCGTGCGGATCTTCGGGAGCCTGCACGGCGCCGTCTTCCTCGTCTACACGGCGCTCACGGTCTGGGTCGCCGTCCGCCTGAAGTGGCCGCTGCGCTGGACGACGTTGTTCGCCCTGGCCGCCTCGGTCCCGCCGTTCGCGACCGTCGCCTTCGAGGTCTGGGCACGCCGCACCGGCCGTCTCCCCCGGCCGGCCGGCCGCCCACCGCACCCTGCGACCGCGGCCGACGGGCCCGGCCCGGCCGACCGGACGGCGCCCCTCCACGCGCGGCCGCCGAAGGACCGGGGAACCCGCTGA
- a CDS encoding response regulator transcription factor: MTDDVPIRLLLADDHPVVRAGLRAVLETEPGLVVVAEAATAEDAVTRAAEGDIDVVLMDLQFGKGMGGTEATARITARPGAPRVLIVTTYDSDADTLPSIEAGATGYLLKDAPPEELAAAVRTAAAGRTTLAPSVADRLMNRLRTPGTALTRREGDVLALVADGLSNQAVGDRLHLTEGTVKSHLARIYAKLGVDSRTAAVAAAIDLGLIRR, from the coding sequence GTGACCGACGACGTACCCATCCGCCTTCTCCTGGCCGACGACCACCCCGTCGTACGCGCCGGACTGCGTGCCGTGCTGGAGACCGAGCCCGGCCTCGTCGTCGTGGCGGAGGCCGCCACCGCCGAGGACGCCGTCACCCGTGCCGCCGAGGGCGACATCGACGTCGTCCTCATGGACCTGCAGTTCGGCAAGGGCATGGGCGGCACCGAAGCCACCGCCCGGATCACGGCCCGGCCCGGAGCGCCCCGCGTGCTGATCGTGACCACCTACGACTCCGACGCCGACACCCTGCCCAGCATCGAGGCCGGCGCCACCGGCTACCTGCTGAAGGACGCTCCGCCCGAGGAACTGGCCGCCGCGGTGCGCACCGCGGCGGCGGGGCGCACCACGCTGGCGCCCAGCGTCGCGGACCGGCTCATGAACAGGCTGCGCACGCCCGGCACCGCTTTGACCCGGCGCGAGGGCGACGTCCTCGCTCTGGTCGCCGACGGCCTGTCCAACCAGGCCGTCGGCGACCGGCTCCATCTCACCGAGGGGACCGTCAAGTCCCATCTGGCCCGCATCTACGCCAAACTCGGCGTCGACTCGCGTACCGCCGCCGTGGCCGCCGCCATCGACCTCGGCCTCATCCGCCGGTGA
- a CDS encoding ABC transporter permease — protein MFVAWRDLKFAKGRFALMGTVIVLITLLVGLLSGLTAGLGQQNISAITGLPADKVAFQAPSGGQDLSYSNSVVTERQWRQWSEAPGTESAEPLGIATTKATAGDRSAGVSAFGVEPGSRLAPQSGTIGNESVVLSTGAADDLGVRPGDSLTLAGQELTVAAVEGDAYFSHTPVVWTSLDTWQKTAPPTGRGDGPTATVIALKTTSGADVAATDRQAGTQTVSTGDSLSAIGSYTSENGSLQLMRGFLFAISALVIGAFFTVWTIQRSGDVAVLKALGASTAGLLKDALGQAVVLLVAGTLIGTGTAAALGALVAGSTVPFLLTPTTVLLPAAVMILLGALGAGLSIRRITSVDPLTALGSAR, from the coding sequence GTGTTTGTCGCCTGGAGAGACCTGAAGTTCGCCAAGGGGCGCTTCGCCCTGATGGGGACCGTCATCGTACTGATCACCCTGCTGGTGGGGCTGTTGTCCGGGCTGACCGCCGGACTGGGCCAGCAGAACATCTCCGCGATCACGGGACTGCCCGCGGACAAGGTCGCCTTCCAGGCCCCCAGCGGCGGTCAGGATCTGTCGTACTCCAACTCCGTCGTCACCGAGCGGCAGTGGCGGCAGTGGTCCGAGGCGCCCGGCACGGAGAGTGCCGAACCCCTGGGGATCGCCACGACCAAGGCCACCGCCGGGGACCGGAGCGCCGGGGTCTCCGCCTTCGGCGTCGAGCCCGGCTCCCGGCTGGCCCCGCAGAGCGGCACGATCGGCAACGAGTCGGTGGTGCTGTCCACCGGCGCGGCCGACGACCTCGGTGTGCGGCCCGGCGACTCCCTCACCCTGGCCGGGCAGGAGCTGACGGTGGCCGCCGTCGAGGGCGACGCCTACTTCAGTCACACACCGGTCGTCTGGACGAGCCTGGACACCTGGCAGAAGACAGCGCCGCCCACCGGCCGCGGCGACGGTCCCACCGCCACCGTCATCGCCCTGAAGACCACCTCCGGGGCCGACGTGGCGGCCACCGACCGGCAGGCCGGCACCCAGACCGTGTCCACCGGTGACTCGCTGTCCGCGATCGGCTCCTACACGTCCGAGAACGGCTCCCTGCAGTTGATGCGCGGCTTCCTGTTCGCCATCTCGGCCCTCGTCATCGGCGCCTTCTTCACCGTGTGGACCATCCAGCGCAGCGGGGACGTCGCCGTCCTCAAGGCACTCGGCGCATCCACCGCCGGCCTCCTCAAGGACGCCCTCGGCCAGGCCGTCGTCCTCCTCGTGGCAGGCACCCTGATCGGCACCGGCACGGCCGCCGCCCTCGGGGCGCTGGTCGCCGGATCCACCGTGCCGTTCCTCCTCACCCCCACCACCGTCCTGCTTCCGGCGGCCGTGATGATCCTTCTCGGCGCCCTCGGAGCCGGCCTGTCCATCCGCCGCATCACCTCCGTCGACCCGCTGACCGCTCTGGGGAGCGCCCGATGA